In the Mya arenaria isolate MELC-2E11 chromosome 11, ASM2691426v1 genome, one interval contains:
- the LOC128209344 gene encoding uncharacterized protein LOC128209344 — translation MISHLVNTKLQSMSDTRSDLEQDVVSRLTPFLCSTLASILVSRCIDLGQTITKDIFNWYQLSLDSDRMSSMLKFASMLYCRGHYERAAEVLSYCEGLLEKLEVCQCCGHYERAGQEPSTEFENKLITTSNTEMLKKYIMICITFTREEINCFPQHLAFEMLRGIEGEDKLGTAKWKYNVVTDCIPFLYYLQHLNSRELHQPRIAQIALHNLHEYTMDTMETEHGHIDTAFNMLGHCYELQTRQDLAWMCYNNSMEIYDRCNASIWHAARLLYQFLQR, via the exons ATGATTTCACATCTCGTCAACACAAAACTGCAG AGTATGTCAGATACCCGAAGTGACCTAGAACAGGATGTAGTTTCTCGGCTGACCCCATTCCTATGCAGCACCCTTGCCTCCATCCTTGTTTCAAGGTGCATCGACTTGGGTCAAACAATCACAAAGGATATCTTCAACTGGTACCAGCTTTCACTGGATTCAGACCGTATGTCAAGTATGTTGAAGTTTGCCTCCATGTTGTACTGCAGAGGGCACTATGAGAGAGCTGCAGAAGTACTGAGTTACTGTGAAGGGCTGCTGGAAAAACTAGAAGTGTGCCAGTGCTGTGGACATTATGAAAGGGCCGGCCAAGAACCAAGCACCGAGTTTGAGAACAAGTTGATCACCACCTCAAATACAGAAATGCTGAAGAAATACATAATGATTTGTATAACCTTCACAAGAgaagaaataaactgttttccCCAACATCTTGCATTTGAAATGCTCAGGGGTATAGAAGGTGAAGACAAACTAGGTACAGCGAAGTGGAAGTACAATGTAGTCACTGACTGTATCCCATTCCTGTACTACTTACAGCATCTCAACTCCAGGGAACTACACCAACCCCGGATAGCACAAATAGCCCTTCATAACCTACACGAGTACACAATGGACACAATGGAGACAGAACATGGCCATATTGACACAGCCTTCAACATGCTGGGTCACTGTTATGAACTTCAGACCAGGCAGGACTTAGCTTGGATGTGCTACAACAACTCAATGGAAATCTATGACAGATGTAATGCGTCAATCTGGCACGCAGCCAGGCTACTTTATCAGTTTTTACAACGCTGA